The Leifsonia sp. ZF2019 DNA segment GGTCAGGTCGGGCTGTTTGCTCTCGCAGCGCTGCACCAGGATGTTCTTCACGTACTGCTGCGTGATGGACGACCCGCCCTGCACCGACTTGTGCAGTGCCGTGAGCACCGCACCGCGCAGGGTGCCGGTCACGTCGATGCCGCCGTGCTCGTAGAAGCGGGGGTCCTCCGTGGCGATCGCGGCGTCCTTCAGGTTCTGCGAGATCGCATCCCAGCCCACCTCGACGCGGTTCTGGGAGTAGAAGGTCGCGATCGGGACCTCCTGGCCGTTGGAGCTCGCGTACATCGTCGAGGCCTGCGCGAGCGGCTCGACCTTGATGTATTCGGGGAGGCCGTCGAAGACGCCGATGGTCGAGTCGGCGGCCGAGCCGGTCAGGGCGACGGCAGGGGTCACCGCGGCCGCGGCGAGGACCCCGGCGATGCCGCTCAGCGCGACGAATCCGACGAGCGCAGGCGCCCACTTCCATCTTCTGCGAGTCGTCGAGGCCATGCGCGTCATGATACGCGCGGGATATGGCCGGCTCCCCGGGGCGACGCTCAGTTTGGGGAGAGTCGCGACCGAAACGTCAGGTGTGGAGGGATCCGTGCCGGGCTGATCAGGCTGCACCGCGCAGCTTGTCGCAGAGCGCGGCGAGCGTCTCCAGCTCGTCGGGGTCGAGGCGGCCGCCGACGCGGCTGGTGATGGTCTGCATGTGCTCGACGGCCACGCTCCGGAACATCTCGAACCCGGTGTCGGTGAGCTTGATTAGGGTGCCGCGCGCATCCACGGGATCCGGGCATTTGGCGACGAGGCCGCGCGCCACGAGCCGGTCGACGAGCCGGCTGACGCTCGGCTGCGTGAGCAGCACGTGCTTGTTGAGGTCGCGCAGCCGCAACCGGCGGTCGGGCTGGCGCGACAGATTGAAGAGCACGTCGTACTCGTTGAACGAGATGTCCTTCGTCGGGAACTCGGCCGCGAGGGATCGCATCACCGCGACCTGGGCCCGGAACAGGGATTCCCACGCCGCGACGGCGGTGACGCGATGACGGGCGGGAGAGGTCCCCGTGGCGCTGCTGCTCATGACGCCTGCCTCCTGGTTCTAACGCGTCTCAATGCATTCGCATCTTCTC contains these protein-coding regions:
- a CDS encoding MarR family winged helix-turn-helix transcriptional regulator, with the protein product MSSSATGTSPARHRVTAVAAWESLFRAQVAVMRSLAAEFPTKDISFNEYDVLFNLSRQPDRRLRLRDLNKHVLLTQPSVSRLVDRLVARGLVAKCPDPVDARGTLIKLTDTGFEMFRSVAVEHMQTITSRVGGRLDPDELETLAALCDKLRGAA